From the Purpureocillium takamizusanense chromosome 6, complete sequence genome, one window contains:
- a CDS encoding uncharacterized protein (EggNog:ENOG503P60A~SECRETED:SignalP(1-21~SECRETED:cutsite=ASA-WP~SECRETED:prob=0.6016)~COG:S), producing MRFTVTSVVAVVAAATTAASAWPTTSKRDDPDTSDAIAPSPYVLGRDDRGVPWKPCTPEDTDMLVLHTSMDDFQRTRQSADRIDCNWHTDNCTKSPDRPVGFDFLPSCQRHDFGYHNTKAQGRFADMKDKIDDNFKRDLYEYCDRNRYEWKRAKYTECKVLAKTYYEAVHKWGKRKEGHKAAAVNFARGERVVNATDEAVDVDDLVGRDVDEDGERGALEARRLP from the coding sequence ATGAGGTTCACCGTCACctccgtcgtggccgtcgtggccgctgccaccaccgccgcgtcggcatggcccaccacctcgaagcgcgacgacccggacacctccgacgccatcgccccctccccctacGTCCTGGGCCGTGACGACCGCGGCGTTCCCTGGAAGCCCTGCACGCCCGAGGACACGGACATGCTGGTCCTCCACACGTCCATGGACGACTTCCAGAGGACGCGACAGTCGGCGGACCGCATCGACTGCAACTGGCACACGGACAACTGCACCAAGTCGCCGGACCGGCCCGTCGGGTTCGACTTCCTCCCGAGCTGCCAGCGGCACGACTTTGGCTACCACAACACCAAGGCGCAGGGCCGGTTCGCCGACATGAAGGACAAGATCGACGACAACTTCAAGAGGGACCTGTACGAGTACTGCGACAGGAACAGGTACGAGTGGAAGCGCGCCAAGTACACCGAGTGCAAGGTCCTGGCCAAGACGTACTACGAGGCGGTGCACAAGTGGGGGAAGCGCAAGGAGGGACAcaaggccgcggccgtcaaCTTTGCACGCGGTGAGCGAGTCGTCAATGCCAcggacgaggccgttgaTGTTGATGACCTTGTTGGGCGCGACGTGGATGAGGACGGCGAGAGGGGTGCCTTGGAAGCTCGCCGTTTGCCTTGA
- a CDS encoding uncharacterized protein (EggNog:ENOG503PXVA), with product MAFRLADLPPEIRHLIWGATLPGRRRVFHVRDCVAKVVYYPNPGEEEEGEAEEEEGGGNHGVQGHEEEDDGGNGGVDSPRTPPSWHAPACREEEERTFDFHIRHPPPSATQICRESRAVALSWGFFLFAANNGNSSSSRVMVSNGVGSSSTSSSRVTSNRVSSSSRVTSSRSSRFRSRFSSRFSGGSPGLWFNPQRDMLYLDRNMRHRIKAEPRLQQQHAVAVANGMDKVLHVGVEWRAWFRDIPRLLHEGDNNGDDDEQGEEGQGDNTDTDNTDMRMVAHWRSAMEALLLCCPSAGTISFVLPRVRHVGGVTFGREPYGAARYPCDLAPLPDEVRVPWEKKKQQQPLGAAAAAGTAGAGLALAALLAGGGSSSSGGGSTRSALTEWRAIRREMQSALASLAYDKKGAEMMSRRHGWEEEEEEDTKKGKDRALVAAPAAAATQGGRRNGTRATPTSATTTTTTATTRTTPTPPKVQGWWLLRAGAPTDYEQQQVREFLS from the exons ATGGCCTTTCGGCTGGCAGATCTCCCTCCCGAAATCCGCCACCTAATCTGGGGAGCAACCCtcccggggcgccgccgagtctTCCACGTCAGAGACTGCGTGGCCAAGGTTGTCTACTACCCCAACccgggagaggaggaggagggggaggcagaggaagaggagggaggaggcaACCACGGCGTGCAAGGgcacgaggaagaggacgacggtGGTAATGGTGGTGTGGACTCGCCccggacgccgccgagctggcaTGCACCGGCGTgccgggaggaggaggagcggacCTTTGACTTTCACATccgccaccctcctccctcggCAACCCAAATCTGCCGCGAGTCCCGCGCCGTGGCCCTATCGTGGGGCTTCTTTCTCTTTGCGGCCAACAATGgtaacagcagcagcagcagggttATGGTTAGCAACGGGGTtggtagcagcagcaccagcagcagtagGGTTACTAGCAACAGGGttagcagcagcagcagggttACTAGCAGCAGGTCCAGCAGGTTCAGAAGCAGGTTCAGCAGCAGGTTCAGCGGCGGGTCGCCCGGTCTGTGGTTCAATCCCCAGCGAGACATGCTCTACCTTGACCGCAACATGCGACACCGGATCAAGGCCGAGccgcggctgcagcagcagcacgccgtcgccgtcgccaacggcatgGACAAGGTTCTtcacgtcggcgtcgagtgGCGCGCGTGGTTTCGCGACATTccgcggctgctgcacgAGGGTGAcaacaacggcgacgacgacgagcaaggggaagaagggcaaggggACAACACGGACACGGACAACACGGACATGCGCATGGTCGCGCACTGGCGCTCTGCCATGGaagcgctgctgctgtgctgccccAGCGCGGGCACCATCAGCTTCGTGCTCCCGCGCGTgcgccacgtcggcggcgtcacctTTGGCAGGGAGCCctacggcgcggcgcggtaCCCCTGCGacctggcgccgctgccggacgAGGTCAGGGTGCCGTgggaaaagaagaagcagcagcagccgctgggggccgccgcggctgccgggACGGCcggtgctgggctggcgctggcggcgctgttggctgggggcggcagcagcagcagtggtggtggtagcaCGAGGAGCGCCCTGACGGAGTGGAGGGCTATCCGACGCGAGATGCAGtcggccctcgcctcgctcgcgTATGACAAGAAGGGAGCGGAAATGATGAGCCGTAGACAtggatgggaggaggag gaggaggaggatacGAAGAAGGGAAAGGACCGGGCGTTGGtagcagcaccggcggcggcggcaacgcaagggggaagaagaaacGGAACAAGGGCAACACCGACTAGtgctactaccaccaccactactgctacgacgaggacgactcCGACTCCTCCAAAAGTGCAGGGCTGGTGGCTGCTCCGCGCCGGGGCGCCGACCGACtacgagcagcagcaggtccgTGAGTTTTTGTCTTGA